agtgtataatgtgtacaaagatctcttatttagcacttccttggttagCACGTCTCTGGCTCACGGTTCTTCTGTTTTGGATTTGAATTTCGCCCAACCCTGATTAATTTAGAAAATTTGACGCACAGacctattagggatgtgaatctcagcactgaggacgattcgatacaaatctcgatgcactaccagggatgcaatacttaaacgatacatggaattttctggcgacacaatgcgatacgtttcaccgtcttcacgatgtgatacgacgcgatacacatttagttcaaatcaatgtgatccgatacgatacaatgcaatttgttgtgatattgtgcagtTAAACacgatgcaaatacgcaaagaaaaaagtttaaaaaaagatggaattcagtatggtattgcaaaaagtataccactttattctttataaacagtagaacgtgtaaatatttaattatttaagccctttcacaattgggttttgtgcaaagaaaatgtaaacgatTTGGTACCTGAGACTCACAACTGttactgtagtgtaaacacaaacagcctactctcactgagtgtcttacatgaaatatccatctccataggacagaaaaaaaatacaattgaaacaatgtggcagtcacagcctcaaagctgttgtgtgtatgagagtgtgtgtgtgaccatgtgtgtgagagtggtctgtgcgCACATtagatacagtagtttcctcgctgctgcttgcgtaaacttccatagtgtttcgctagtagtgtactgcactgtatgtgactcacggcttccgtccgtattcaacacaaaataatgatggtgcattcatgcgcctaggaaagggcagatagatGGGTGACGTTTAATATGAATAAAACGAAGCTTGAATCTGATTTTAGCGATACcgaccaatgcatcgtgatgaatctagatttcacccgtcaattgcgtcatacccagtgaatgagccaatGCACTCgtatcgcgcacgtgcgcatcgattaatatcgattcttttccacacccttaatacctATACGTGGCTAAAAAACGATCACTAATATTCGCTCATGAAATATTTACCCAACCATGAAATCTCATACGTTATGGGCAACTCCACATAAAAGAACCCGCCATTAGTTCTTTTCAACATTAACTAAGAGCTTCTGGTCACCGACGTGCAGTATGGGTTCGTGGATAAATAAATGTACTCCCCACTGAAGCAGGACTTTCAAAATTAAACCACGACACATTTTACGTATCATTTTTGAAAACTACGAGTGCTCGTCAGTGTGTGGACGGTCGGACTTTGTACATTTCCCGAGTTTGGTCTCgacggagggcggcccggtagtccagtggttagcacgtcggcttcacagtgcagaaccgggttcgattccagcttcggcctccctgtgtggagtttgcatgttctccccgggcctccgtgggttttctccgggtgatccggtttcctcccacattccaaaaaacatgcatggcaggctgattgaacgctctaaatcaggggtgtccaaactttttgccaagggggccagattttatgtggtaaaatgtcggggggccgaccttggctgacattctttacattgaacaacaatattgttcaacaaattttagtaagccagtctgtttcacatttccatttttattttaatttcaacaatcttaagaatttcttttggttcatttgaaacgggtatatcacatgcaactgcttattcacttgactttttcttaaacagaagtctcctgagtgcaaattgattgatttgaaacataaaatgtatcaccatgacttttcaatagtcacaaaacctttgactcgaacaacagggaaatgaacaagcaatacacatatccacaactgcaaggatcatttgaaatatgacatatcagtcaatataaacacggagtgatgtcttgttaactcgtgagtgatgccctctagtctctaaatgctattactcatttagtgaatgctattactcatttagccactagagggaagcagtactctatgaaacatcactcaacaGTCTacgacaggcatgtccaaagtccggcccgcgggccaaatgcggcccgcggtcgaatttcatccggccctcggcccctgtcataaaatcagtgccgtctggcccgcaggttgggcgcaatggaacacgtgttgcattgactgaggtctcgtagactggtgagtgatgtttcatagagtactgcttccctctagtggctaaatgagtaatagcattcactaaatgagtaatagcatttagacactagagggcatcactcacgagttaacaagacatcactccgtgtttatattgactgatatgtcatatttcaaattcctgtttcaaatgaaccaaaagaaattcttaagattgttgaaattcaaataaaaatggaaatgtgaaacagactggcttactaaaatttgttgaacaatattgttgttcaatgtaaagaatgtcagccaaggtcggccccccgacattttaccacataaaatctggcccccttggcaaaaagtttggacacccctggtctacgagacctcagtcaatgcaacacgtgttccattgcgcccaacctgcgggccagacggcactgattttatgacaggggccgagggccggatgaaattcgaccgcgggccggatttggcccgcgggccggactttggacatgccttctctaaattgtccctaggtgtgagtgtgagtgcgactggttgttcgtttctgtgtgccctgtgattggatggcaaccgattcagggtgtaccccgcctactacccgaagactgctgggataggttccagcaccccccgcgacccgagtttGGATCAAGCGGCACGGatgatgaatgactgaatgaatggtcTCGACGGACACTGATTGAGCAGCAGAGGTCAAGGCATAACTGCGAAAACGCATGCGTGGCGTGATGACGTTCCAAGTGCAGTGTGAACAATAAATTTTGCTCTTAGGTGTACCAAGACAGAAAGGTATTTAAGTATTTGTGACCTCTTGTCTACTTTCATCAAAAGTGCATAATCTTTTACAACATTTTATGTTATTGTTCTTTTATGTTTTGCATTGAAAACATGAATTAAAAGGTTTGTATTGAATAAAGAAATAGCCGTTTTTATCAAATTAGTTGGGAGGCACATAGCCACAGCGGCACAATGTATTCACAGCGAAAATGACATCTTAATCAAATAATAAAAGTAAAGCGTTAAACGGATGGAAGTAGCCGTGATATTTAGAACCGCCTTTCCGGTCATGTGACATGTTGGCCGCGCGTCTTTCCAGTGTTGGCGGGTGTTTGTTGACTGCCAGACCGGGAGAGGTTCGCCTCACGTTTTCGTGCAACGTTCTTTACTAGTTGTAACCGCGTTCGCTTAGAAATAACAACAAGATGTCTCACTTGGCCAGAAGTAGAAGATGTGACGGAAACAACACTGAACTGGAGGACAGGTAACCTGGCTGAGTGGACGATTACagttagttttgttttggaagAAGATGGGCACGCATGTAACGTCGTTGTTGGTTTAGTGTCGCTTAAACACTCTGTAACAGTTTGTTAAATACGTATTGATCGCCTGAGACTTGCAATGTTACGTTTGCTAAACTTGTCTGTCGTGCTCAAGTGATGTTATTTTGATGTTACTTCTGTCTACTTTCACGGCCTAGTTGAGCTAGCTCGTCCTAAGGTCTGCAAAAACAATTCCCCTGTTCTGTTTGTAATTCGTGGCCACGTTCAAATCAAATTTTTGTGGAAGTGACCAAGGCGAGTTGTGAATAAACCTCTCCTGCTACGTTACGATGAAAGAAAGAAGCGCGTTTTGGTTCCTTGGCGTCTCGCGACGCTAAACTTAGCTGGTTGCACGTACAGAAAGTTGAACGAGGAAGCAAATGGCGGGAGAAACAAATGGCCTCTTGTTCTCTTCATTGAAAGACACGCCGCTGAATTCTTTAGTTGGCAACTCGTTCACGCATATATCAAAGAATGTGAGATACTGTATTATAAATGGGCGGAACCAACacacaatgtctttgttttaaatccaaatagggattttttttctgctgtggtATTTGTTGACTCCAATGTCGGTGAGGCAGTTCCaaatggagggggaaaaaaacaatgcacacaCACGAGTTATTTTTCGGTTCAGCGAATAAGCTGTTTTGAATGTTATGCAAACAACTAAAATTGGCACTTTGGAGAGTTTTAAAAGTTAAGATTTTCAATGGTCACAGTTTTCTCtggttttgaaattattttccttCAGTATATTTAAAAGAATGTACATATGCTCAGGAAATTTGATTATAGACCAGAACATACTGTGTACacgtactgtacatatttattCAGGGATTATTCCAGCAAGCAGAttcgacctgcttttatcccAAACTGGAGTCATTTGACTTGCCCTGAATTTGAAAACTGGGAACATTTGATATGAATTATTAATTCAATGAAGCCAGAGTACACTCACCCCTTGAGCTAAGCCggtcacagcaaaaaaaatattatcacTGGAGCACAGATATTGATTGATTCACCATGGAAACAGAAAGAAACATTCCAAGTTGCGATGTCTAATGTGGCACATGAAAACCGTACTTGGTGTGAATTtgataaaacattaaaatatcaTTCAAGCTGGTAATGATTGATTCACTGGACATGATTGGACCCCACTTAGTTTTTATTTGTACCAAGTGACAAACATTAAATTAATATTCAACATATACTTATTCAatacaattgtatttatttattagtgtttttcatttgtattactgtatatggccagagaatgttttgaagatgaatgactgactTTAGAGGttttcacacggcaagatttggtctggggctgccccagtagagcgttcacacgtgcaaattagctccggtgtagccccggaaaacagcttaccaaatttgatccacctcagggaggtggtttaaaaatgtgctccagagcaaatgcttgtgaagagtttacgtatgGCGAggatgcgttgctttcgtgctctgtcggacttccgtccaAGACTTGGCTTTGTAGgacactggactgtctcggagttgtttgtgtagtttgttcctttgttgtgtgttcacaaccccccgcccatcatataatttattttgtgatttcctctcttgattttctgtttggcgcattatgtgTTTGCtgttctgagtgtcattgaagtcatcgttgatttaacgttttcgggggcggtcactctcgagcagaaggcacggagaccgagaaggaaaaggacgtgcctgtccagtagtcgcttgagttgtgtatatgttttaaaaagaaccaacacgacagctcatttgctttctgtcgttttgctccgctgcagaaactgcaccGACAGACGCTGTGCCGGttctgacacgctcagcggctttgtacgcgtgaacgctccacacaatttgctgctgtgcaaaatatatcgcaacaaaatacattggtgcagcgccggagcaaatgtgtgccgtctgAACACCCCCTTTGATGAAAAGCACACAGTTTGATCAGAAATTTATATGGGAATGGCAGGATTTCATTTTAGATTAACTTGTGCCTCAATGTGTGTGGGATTGTGGAAAAATGAACAAGATGTGCTTCACGTGGGAAGCAACGTAAAAAGTTGGATTTAGCGCACTCGCTGTGCTCGAGACCGATTTCGGTTCAGGGCGTCTGCTACCATGGTGGCTCAGTCTGAATTTTTGAGGTGCTACGTGGTCTTCTGGTCCTCGTGGCCATCATGTTGCCTGTTAAGGCACACAACAAATGCCATCAGTACTATCACAGTACTATGCAGTAAGTTATGACCTGGTTAATAATTTACCACAGCTATAAGATGTTGGAAAAGCCAACCTGTGTTGTCTTTGTGAGATATTAAAATTAGTTTGATGCAAAACATTTAACTTTGATAAATATCCAAAGACATTTGGAAGTAGGGAACTACTTTTTAGTGACACAGTGTAATACCATAACATTTTACAGTTTAGGTTTCTCCATCATTGATATGAATATTCTATGGACTAGAAATGTACATACTATTGCTGTGTTGCATTATTAACTATTGCATTTTGTTGATCCCAAGTCTTCGCCCCTCTCTCCACATAATAGGTCTCATGGCCCATCACGGTGGTCTCACTGCAGAAAACGTGGCATTGATGGAAGCTTGCGGTCCAAGAGAGGTGATGACGATGGCGAAGATGACACTAACAACAGAAATGCCAGgtatgcatgtgtgtctgcCCTCGGGCTGCAATTCATGATTATTTCAATAAtcgattcacccccccccccccatttttcccCAATTAATTGCTGAATTGGATTAAAAACCATTTCTAAATGTCCATCCAATTGTCAGCAAGAAGGAAATTATTTGTAATGAAGAGTGCAGAAAAGTACCCAAACAGGATACTGCGTGAAAATCTGTGACCCCTTAAAGTAATTATTAGTTGTTTTTACTCCACGACCTACACAGTTAAGTCCTATTGAAATGgactagggtttttttttgtttttgtttttatttttggccacGCTAGTCCAGACCTTTCACGCAGATGTGAGTGCACACAAATGTATCCTGGTGTGGAGCAGATAACCAGACCGAGACCCACTTTTTGAGGTGGTgtctttttcctcttttctgACTGAAGCTGCTTCACCATGACAAGCTGCCAAGCGAGCACCACCATAAGCAGACTGGAGATGTTGGTGCACTTGtaacctccctccctctctcacttGCTCACTATATAAAATGAAGTGTTGTTGATATGTCTGTGTTGAAAGGTGTTCAGGTCTTTTTCCTGTTCCAGTTTTACCACTCCAGAAAGCAGAGGCCCAGTGTCTCGCATTGCTCGACGGGCTGACTGGGGCAGCCAGGTGGAGGATGACGAGATGAGAAGAGATGTGCAGAGGGACATGCAGCGGTAACAGACTGCTTCACCTACTCTGTGGCTTTATCTCTGATTCGAGTTCTGCAggccttcttgtgtgtattTAGATAACGAGTTACAGTTTGCTTTTCTGTTATGATGTGGACGGCGTTGTCCATAAAGCAAATGGACGCTCCCATTTCCTATATTAgtgatgaaagtcctccggattttcccGGAATTCTGGATTTTAAAATTTTCATAAAAGTTGAGGAAGAATTGCAGAAAATGTATcagatattagttgacaacattgaacgaacatgcgtttgagtttgttgttttgctttcacgagcgtagccatgtagaggtgtagcgacgccacttgagcgaagcgcgcctcagcagtcgatagtccgctgctctctgctgtgcgtgcgtcTTTTGGCTTCAACCAATCGGTGCAACGGACGtcacagatcaaagaagctttgaacgACGACGACAGCTAAGCTAGtctagctttatttattttttactataaCGACTGTCTTGTCCACAGTGTCTTTTGTCGTTCCACTGAGGTCTAGCAactgtgtttataaagagacaAAAATATCTTTAGAGGTACTAACACTAGTCACAGTAACCCttcgcattctcatggcctcgccatatctctgagattttgaaatttcggtgagaacggaagccacaaaAAACAGATTAATCTTTGAATGTCGAGCatttgaatagcgttttgtgtaaactaatttATGCGTGATCGGCCAGGTCATTTCTAATCCATTGTATGTCCACTTGTTCAGTTACAGGAGGAGGATACTCGCTGCAGAAGGCAcccaaagagagagaaagacatctTCTGGCTCTTCTGGCAGGTGTGTTATCTCTCCATTGTTGTTTCAGTTTCACTCAATTAAATTTGCCACGAATTACTAAGCAGATGAGTCTGTCTACCACtacttcatttttcaaaatgattctGCAGCTGTGACTCCAAAGAGGGAGACAACGTGGAAATGGATGAGGCTGTGTTGCTACGACGACAGAAACAGATCAACTACGGCAAGAATACACTGGCTTATGATCGATATGTCAAGGAAGTTCCCAAGTAGGTCCAGAGTAAAACACCCccctgcccacacacacacacacacacacacacgcacacacacacacacacacacacacacacacacacacacacacacacacacacacacacacacaccttggtgTTATAGTTGCATCATACAGGGATTCCGTtgtgaaaaatatgattttcacaaaacttctatttttacatgaaaaatcattgggggagagggggcggCGGTCTACTTGGCTTAATAGCCTTGCCCGGCGATCATGCCTCCTACATCACGGCCCAATACGGCCGGACAAGCGGAGTTTTATGCCAGCTGAGCATAGAACAAGTTTTGACTGCAACTCGGCAAAGCCGACAAGAACTTGAAGCGGCCTAAAAATTGCATACATTTTACAGACGAACGACATTGCAACGCGCACCAACCTCTGTCTTTCCTGTCTCTGTATTCACTTTGAAACACgtgttgataaaaaaaacactgccagTAGTCAAGGCTTGCTACGAGAATATGATAGAATGTCTGTCGCAATAAGGGATATTGTCCCCCCCTCCATGACCCCCCCTTAactttctttggattttttgttCCTCATTTCACACCCCTGATGACAAGTTCACTGCAGTAACTAATGCAATACAAGACATGCCGATTTATATTCACAACAGCTtccgctgtaacaaagcacttaacaaaacagttaacataaagtaaattaataaacacagcacataacataaaacacggacagtcgtgcaatcctacCCCCTTTTCCCTCAATACGCTATGTTGTTTAAAGCAGATtacgatgaaagaggagagaattaaagtgtcctttcaccagtggatcagagacgtcatgctcaaaatgtgcacacgtcagctacaagcgaAATTTTaaggtcaacaagaagctgtagcattcattgacgaaaaagagattggttca
This window of the Hippocampus zosterae strain Florida chromosome 1, ASM2543408v3, whole genome shotgun sequence genome carries:
- the slbp gene encoding histone RNA hairpin-binding protein isoform X2; protein product: MSHLARSRRCDGNNTELEDRSHGPSRWSHCRKRGIDGSLRSKRGDDDGEDDTNNRNASFTTPESRGPVSRIARRADWGSQVEDDEMRRDVQRDMQRRRILAAEGTQRERKTSSGSSGSCDSKEGDNVEMDEAVLLRRQKQINYGKNTLAYDRYVKEVPKHMRQPGVHPKTPNKFRKYSRRSWDQQIKLWKVKLHAWDPPTEEGGEVNASHVEELHFEDVMDIEIDFPVLSDTGNGTCSFSTHNLSVEDDDCAGTPVKMQKTETTAELDML
- the slbp gene encoding histone RNA hairpin-binding protein isoform X1, giving the protein MSHLARSRRCDGNNTELEDRSHGPSRWSHCRKRGIDGSLRSKRGDDDGEDDTNNRNASFTTPESRGPVSRIARRADWGSQVEDDEMRRDVQRDMQRYRRRILAAEGTQRERKTSSGSSGSCDSKEGDNVEMDEAVLLRRQKQINYGKNTLAYDRYVKEVPKHMRQPGVHPKTPNKFRKYSRRSWDQQIKLWKVKLHAWDPPTEEGGEVNASHVEELHFEDVMDIEIDFPVLSDTGNGTCSFSTHNLSVEDDDCAGTPVKMQKTETTAELDML